The Deltaproteobacteria bacterium CG11_big_fil_rev_8_21_14_0_20_49_13 DNA segment AGAACAAGCAGGTTTTTAGAGGCGCCCTTAATTGTATGTTGCGAGGGCGTGGACATCGCTTTTTAATTTGTTGCGCCCGTTAAGGAACGCAAGCTCAACAACAAAAGCGCATTCAACAACATGCCCGCCCTGATTTTCGACCAGAGCGCATGTCGCCGCCGCCGTGCCTCCTGTAGCAAGGAGATCGTCAATGACTATTACCTTGTGGCCTTTGTCAATGGCGTCCACATGCATTTCAATGGTCGCAGACCCATATTCTAAATCGTAAGTGGCTTCAACTGTTTTATAAGGGAGCTTTCCTTTTTTTCTGACCGGCACGAACGGCTTGCCCAGTTTATAGGCGAGCGATGCTCCGAACAAAAAACCCCTCGATTCTATTCCTATTATCGTGTCGAACGTTTTCTTGGAATACCGTGCCGCGAACTCGTCTATCACCCTTGAAAAAACGGCGCTGTTGGAAAGTATGGGGGTGATATCTTTAAATATAATGCCGGGTTTTGGGAAATCAGGGATATCCCTTATGCTTGCCTTGAGTATCGACTCCATATCCGATCCTTTCTCCATAAGAATAAAAAATTTCTACGTGGTTCCTGGGTTGTTCCTGTTATTTTTTGACAGGCAGGAAAAATAGAGGATTTCTTGCTTTTTGTCCATGACGAATTTCAAAGTGTATATGGGCCCCTGTTGCGTTTCCTGTCGCACCCACAAAACCTATGATCTGCCCCTTTTTGACCGTAGCCCCCTTTTTTGCCTTGTTCTGCCTGTTGTGGGCGTATGTGGTAAAGAAATTATCGTCATGTCTTATTATAATAGTGTTCCCGTAGCCTCCAAGCCTGCTCGAAAAGACCACCTTTCCTGCGGCCGCCGCCCTGATGACCGTGCCGGATCGTGCGGCGATGTCTATCCCGTCGTGTCTCCGGCCGTTCCTTATGCCGAAGTTGGACACCACTGTGCCACCGACCGGCCAGACGAACCTTGTGCGGTCGGTCTGGATCGGGGCGTTGAACAGTTGCTCTCGTTCTTTCCGTGGCAGTTTTTTGAACGATTCCTTCTTGGGCCTATCGGGTAGATAGAGCCTTGTGCCGGGTCCTATCTTGGTTCCGTCCTCGATATTGTTCAGCTCCGCAAGGTCCTGCACGGAAACTCTGTAGGCCTTGGCGACCCTCCAGATAGTCTCGCCCGACTGAACACGATGGAACTTTCCCTTGGCGTCGAAAGAGGTAGCGCAGGAGAAGAGGAATGAGGCAAGAAACAGGAAGCAAGAAGCAAGAAGAACCCTTTTAAGGGATCCCGCCTTACACTTCATGGCCCATGCTTCATGCATCTTTCTTCCACCCATATTCACCTATAAGCTTTACGAACCTGCAGCCCGAAACGGACTCCTCCTTAAAAGAGCTCCCGATCCTTGTGATTATCTTGAGCGTCTGCACCTCCTCGCCACCGACAGGAATGACGAGCCTTCCGCCATCAGCAAGCTGTTCTACAAGCGCCTCAGGAATGACCGGAGCTCCGGCGGTGACTATGATGCCGTCGAACGGAGCGTTTTCCGGCCAGCCAAGCGTTCCGTCGCCTATCCTAAGCGTAAAATTCACATAACCTATTTCATAAAGTATCCGCCGCGCCCTGTTAGAAAGAGAAGATATCCTTTCAATGGAATATACTTTCTTGGCAAGCTCACAAAGAATGGCCGCCTGATAACCGCTGCCGGTGCCTATCTCCAATATCTTTTCAGTTCCCTTAAGGTGCAAAAGCGCGCTCATCATTGCAACTATCAAGGGCTGCGATATCGTCTGCCCTTCGCCTATATTGAGCGGCCGGTCGCTGTACGCCTGCGCGACGAGGCCTTCCGGCACGAACCTTTCGCGGGGGACCTTCGACATGGCCGCAAGAACCCTTCCGTCCTTTATCTGGGGCCTTATGTCCATCTCCAACATCCTCTTACGGG contains these protein-coding regions:
- a CDS encoding adenine phosphoribosyltransferase, whose translation is MESILKASIRDIPDFPKPGIIFKDITPILSNSAVFSRVIDEFAARYSKKTFDTIIGIESRGFLFGASLAYKLGKPFVPVRKKGKLPYKTVEATYDLEYGSATIEMHVDAIDKGHKVIVIDDLLATGGTAAATCALVENQGGHVVECAFVVELAFLNGRNKLKSDVHALATYN
- a CDS encoding protein-L-isoaspartate O-methyltransferase, giving the protein MSTRHAQYQKSHLTVTQNGYYIARKRMLEMDIRPQIKDGRVLAAMSKVPRERFVPEGLVAQAYSDRPLNIGEGQTISQPLIVAMMSALLHLKGTEKILEIGTGSGYQAAILCELAKKVYSIERISSLSNRARRILYEIGYVNFTLRIGDGTLGWPENAPFDGIIVTAGAPVIPEALVEQLADGGRLVIPVGGEEVQTLKIITRIGSSFKEESVSGCRFVKLIGEYGWKKDA